In a single window of the Gossypium hirsutum isolate 1008001.06 chromosome A13, Gossypium_hirsutum_v2.1, whole genome shotgun sequence genome:
- the LOC121212317 gene encoding uncharacterized protein, with translation MCKHFEESLNEEIKLLIKILEIQEFATLADRAKKAEELNKERKQAKREARVSSKRSSGKTLSFLTKKSRSQHERSTSSVRYSGKARGSKRRKQRSSSPLVSIVGSVDDQKLKYCPERNEKKVEVTLKSSTPITRGRPPRYPRSASGSRVAAKDAAKSEARAPARTYTIRAREEAFAPDVITGYRQLNKVTIKNKYSLPRTDNLFDQLRRATVFSKINLKSGYYQLRVRELDVPKTAFRTR, from the exons atgtgtaaacactttgaggaaagtctgaatgaggaaatcaagttGTTGATCAAGATTCTTGAGATACAAGAGTTCGCTACATTAGCTGATCGGGCTAAGAAGGCCGAGGAGCttaataaagaaagaaagcaagctaagagagaagctcgagtttcgaGCAAGAGGTCCAGTGGTAAGACGCTTTCATTTCTTACGAAGAAATCAAGGAGccaacatgaacgctccacttcatcgGTAAGATATTCGGGTAAAGCGAGAGGCTCCAAACGACGAAAGCAGAGGTCTTCCTCCCCGTTGGTGAGTATTGTAgggagtgtagatgaccaaaagcTGAAGT ACTGCCCAGAACGAAATGAAAAAAAAGTGGAAGTGACTCTGAAGTCGAGTACTCCTATTActcgaggtagacctccgaggtACCCTagaagtgctagtggcagtcgagtcgcGGCTAAAGATGCTgcaaaatcagaggctcgagccCCAGCGAGAACATACAcaatacgtgctcgagaggaagcctttGCTCCCGATGttatcacgg GCTATCGGCaattgaacaaggtaactatcaagaataaatattctTTGCCAAGGACCGACAATCTGTTCGACCAATTGAGGagagccactgtattttctaagataAATCTGAAGTccggctattatcagttgcgagttagagaatTGGATGTGCctaagacagcttttagaacaag aTGA